The genomic window GCTTCAACGCGGCGTGTATACCGAACCGGTGAAACGTTGTTTGACCCGCACGAACGGAACCCTTGCGGCGGATAATTATCGCGGCGAGCCAGTCCTCTCTGTTTATCGCTGGCTCGATGGCGCGCAGTTGTGCCTCATCACCGAACTGGATCAAGCCGAAGCGTTCGCGCCGGTGCGCGATCTCACCGTGATGTTGCTCGGCGTGGCGCTCGCGATGATTGGCGCGGCGTCCGTGATTTCCCTTTTGGTCGCGCGTACGATCACACGGCCGGTGGAGCAATTAGTGAATGCCGCTCACGAAATTGGCGCTGGCAAACTGGATACCCACATCGAAGTAAAAAGCGGGGACGAGATCGGGCAATTAGCTGAGACGTTTGTCCAAATGGCAGAGAACCTCCAAAAGATTCTGGTCTCCCGCGATGATCTGCTTAGAGAAGTCGCTGAACGCCAGCGCGCAGAGGGGACGTTGCGCGCCCTCTCCTCACGCCAGGAAGCCATTCTCGCCGCCATTCCAGACATCATCATGGAGGTAGACAACAACAAAGTGTACGCCTGGGCGAATGAACCGGGCATTGAGTTCTTTGGCGCAGATGTGATTGGCAGAGAAGCCGCTTTGTACTTTGAAGGTGAACAAGATACTTATGGTGCAGAAAAACCACTCTTCACCGGCAGTGAAAACACGATCTACGTAGAGAGTTGGCAGAGGCGCAAGGATGGACAAAAGCGATTACTCGCCTGGTGGCGCCGGGTGCTCAAGGATGAAAGTGGAAACGTCACCGGCGCACTGTCATCGGCGCGCGACATCACTGAGCGCAGACTGGCAGAGGTGCAACTCAACGCACAACTGGACGAACTACGCCGTTGGCATCAAGCCACCCTGGGACGCGAGATCCGCATC from Candidatus Amarolinea dominans includes these protein-coding regions:
- a CDS encoding HAMP domain-containing protein encodes the protein MKIRSSITRKLTLVFGLFALLLLVSISALFYIYGRAALEAATISELRATAIEKEAALDAWITERKSDAVALAQSPGLREDLQMLLTAPTGSPAHALAEDKIRQELQMRIGPDQAFTEVFILEPAHAQILLSTNRTEEGKFREDLPYFIEGRRAPYIQNIYYSFTLQGAAMTASAPVRAANGELLGVLAARLNLGEMNAVINRRTGLRATDDFYLVTSANLFATQPRFISDPAVLQRGVYTEPVKRCLTRTNGTLAADNYRGEPVLSVYRWLDGAQLCLITELDQAEAFAPVRDLTVMLLGVALAMIGAASVISLLVARTITRPVEQLVNAAHEIGAGKLDTHIEVKSGDEIGQLAETFVQMAENLQKILVSRDDLLREVAERQRAEGTLRALSSRQEAILAAIPDIIMEVDNNKVYAWANEPGIEFFGADVIGREAALYFEGEQDTYGAEKPLFTGSENTIYVESWQRRKDGQKRLLAWWRRVLKDESGNVTGALSSARDITERRLAEVQLNAQLDELRRWHQATLGREIRILDLKREVNELLAHTDNPPRYLSAEIAEHPSGMENQ